The Arachis ipaensis cultivar K30076 chromosome B03, Araip1.1, whole genome shotgun sequence region GCCTATTCATGACATTGCATAAGTTTCTATTGTCATGGGGTTTACAGTTTAATCATTGTTACACCCAATTTTCTAAATAAAAGTTAAATTTTACTATAATATAGCATAGTATAGGTCTGTGCATAGCCCACACTTTTAAGTCTATAAGATGCTTGTGCCCGTGTGTTGGGGAGAGGGAGGGTGCTGAATATAAAGCCATTTATGTACCTTTACGCAATAGTTTAAGCTCTTGGAAGAGATTATTCAAGAAAGTATGCTATATGATTTGCCTTCAATATTGATCATTAACTTTgttaatttttatatgatttttgttTGTAGATTTTAAGCAAAGATTTACAAGACTTCTGGCTTCCACTTTTCGTGGTATGGAATACAAGCTTGCTCTGAGGTTAGTATTAGGAATTTACATCTTTTTCCATTCTCAATTTGCAACATTGATGTGATATTTCCCCCACGAAAATTTTAAGATATAAAATTATATAGATGCTTTTACTCAACAGTTAATAGTTTTGATCCTGGATATTGAAAGGAAGTCAAGCGATTCATTTTCTTATGCTTTTCGTAAACTTCTAAGACTGTTGCATAACATACTCATCAACTAAAATTTAGAGTGCATTGAACTCAATGGGTTCTTCTCCCCTGATATTTATCGCCATCATTGAAATACTTGTTCTATTCATATTGTGATAATTCATCCAGCATCATAGATCCAAAAATCAATTTCATGGACCAAGAACCTTGGAAGACCAATTCTGATAAATATTTGGGATCTGTTAGAGAATATCTATCACCACATGATATGAAGCGACTGGAGGCTTATGTTGAAAATCTAGCTGACTTCCATCTGGTAAGATCTCATATATTACTAACCAGAATTTCCAAGTGGTGCCTTGATATGTTCAATGCTTTATTTGGAGATTAAAGAGGTTCTTCACAAGGAGCAAAATTTTTCCCCTGATGATGTCCAGTGATTTCCCTTTTTGAAGTAGAATTTCATCTTGTGCACATGAAAAACACCTTAAGAAAATAATGATTAAGAAATGAATAAGTGAATGGGGGTTTCAAGGAGGTCGTCTAAGACCAAAATTTGTGCCCCATATACATACTGCTGAATATCTGATATATTATATGGTCAATTCACTGTGCCAATACGTACGATTCTCAACACCTGTTTATATGATTTGGAGTGCTTTTAAGTATATCATGACCCTCCTTGTTGGACAGATTTTAGATATTGTTCCCACCATTACACATCTGTTCTTCCAAGAAAAGATTCCAGTTACATTGTCATATGCCCAGGCTTCTGTGTTACTGTGCATTGGACTGCAGAACCAGAACATTTCATACATTGAGGTTTGTTTATTTACTTACTGATTTCTTTAGATGAAAATTGAAATATAACTCAGATGACTAGTTGGCACCGTATGGCTTGTATATGTAAGATAACTGAAGTCCTCCTTTCAAAATGTATAATCATGTAATTTGACGATTCATCATGATACATGTTCtctatcaaaattcaaaattattcaacttttttttttatttcagtaNNNNNNNNNNNNNNNNNNNNNNNNNNNNNNNNNNNNNNNNNNNNNNNNNNNNNNNNNNNNNNNNNNNNNNNNNNNNNNNNNNNNNNNNNNNNNNNNNNNNNNNNNNNNNNNNNNNNNNNNNNNNNNNNNNNNNNNNNNNNNNNNNNNNNNNNNNNNNNNNNNNNNNNCCCTTCTCATTTAATAGGAACAAATGAAGTTGGAAAGGCAACAAATATTGTCTTTATTTATAAAGGTTATGAAGAAGTTTTACAAATATTTATACGGTCTTGCATCCAAGGAGATTGAATCAACCTTGCCCCGACTGAAAGAGGTAAGCTTATTGATAATGTTACCTTGTCTATTCCATAGCTTTATTCTTTCAGAAGAATTCTTCACAAATTGGTCAGTGAACTCGTCATATATGTGTGCTGCTGTGTATAAAGTTTCCTAATATTTGGTTCTCCTTTGCATGTCTCACTAATGTGCCTACTTTTTCATATTTACCCTTCATCTGTTTTTGCCCCCAGATTGTTATGGAACCTCATAGTGTCTCTGTGGATGAAGATCTAAATAATGCAGCTAAACAAGTTGAGGTATGCTTGTTTCTCATTTGCTTTATTCTGTTGAATATTCTTGTGTGGATCCCCATACGGCCATAGCTCCTTTCTCCAACCTCTCATTTGAAGTAGCTCTTAACTCTTGCGTGATTATTTATTACTGGATAGGATGACATGAAGTCAAAAACAGAAGCACTTTTTGCTCCTGATATGATCCAACAGTATGCCATTCAAGATGGAGAATCCAGCCTTGagaatttgttacaaaataatggTGGAAAGATACCCACTGGCGGACTTGTTAGCGTGAAATCCAGTAAGAGTGTTGTCAAACccgaaaaagagaagagaagccATAAGACTGACAAAAAGCGGGAAAAAGACAAACACAGCAATAAATCAAGCAAAAGGAAAAGGACTTGACTTTGAGGAGAATCAAAGTTAAACCTGTTAGTTGACTGATCGTTTGGGTTACAGTCAAAAGAGTGTTGTATAATGCAAAGTTGAAGATGCAGGAAAATTTTTGACCTCGCTAGAAGCTATCATATGAATGCATGTACCAGCCCGTTCTCTTGTATAGCTTAGCTACAGAGCATGGCCATAATGTGGACTATGTAGGACAGTAGGAGGCAATTGCCAGTTTTGTAATTTACACATTAAAATTATCACAGGTGATTAAATTGGTCTCACGTTATATTCGAAATTGTGGTGGTCGgaatttgaaattcaattatAAAGGGTATTAGTATATCATCAAAAGGGTACACCATAATGTAGACTCTTGCGAAAAGCACTAGTTGCTGTAGTTTAAAAATTATTCTGTTCTTCCAATTTGCGCGAGTGCCATCTTGAAATTTTATTATTCGCATCTGTAAAATGCGAAATTATATTTATCGAAAACAAAAAGATTTTTTGCGCATGTGTTCCACCAAAAAAATATAAAGTTGCTCTAATTTTTCAAGAACTAGTAACCAGTTGTTTGGATAGGTGGGATATAAGTCATATAACTCTTAGGATGTGTGTGGTTcaagtattattttattataaagatTCCATTCTTATGGGAATCAAAGATACCCAAGGGAAATGTGGGAATTGAAATGATAGTATTTTGATTCCCTGGAATCAAACTTGCTTAGGAATAGcttttcaaactttgaaccaaacataggAATATATAGGAATATGATATTCCTATCTTACAATTCCtaggaattatttataatttCGCCAACCACACACACCCTTAAAGTATGGTGTTACAAACATCAAGTAAAGATCAGGATTAAAGACTTATCTCAAcgtctattaaaaaaaaaaagtcttgTTGTACACCAGTTAGCCTGAAGCCCTGCACAAACAAACAATTTAATGAGATGGAGCGACGCCAATAAAGTGAGTATCGAATAGCGAGAACTCTACGTCTCTGTGTACcttaattttaaaagaaatttatgCACCAGCCGGGAATCGAACCCGGGTCTGTACCGTGGCAGGGTACTATTCTACCACTAGACCACTGGTGCCAATTGAATACCAAGTTTCAACGGCTAAATATAGATTCTTTTGCAAGGTTCGCATTCTCCCTTACGTTTTTTCGTTTTTCAGGTTACAAAGGTTCAGCCGTTCAGGAGAGTTTTTATGCTAATTTATGTATGTAACTATTTTCCAAATGTCAATGAATTTATTTACTACATAATTCACTAATCAGAAGATTGAAATTTCGAACATTTTATGTCGCTCCTTATTCCCTGAGAAGAATAACATAAGTGGTACATGCATTCTTGATTCTTCTCCACATAGGTTAACTGGTATATAGGGTAGATGAATTGGCAATAAACAAAGTATAAAAAATACAATTCCCAAAACAATTAATAATGTGAGCAAAGTACAACTACTCTTTAACTCATCACATAATAGAAAAACTTATCTGCATAGTCGGTTGAAATGAGCATCAAATGACTGAATGAGGGCAAGGAACGCCACTCAATCACAGGAAAGAGTTTCACAAAGTCAACAAATAATTAACTATAGAAAAATCTCTTGCTCAATATCCATGAAAATTGAGTTAATTATAGTTGAATATAATACATGGCATATCTCAAAAGTAGTGCTTAACTCAGTATAAAGAACAATGACAAAGATGAGCGCACATAGTTACAGATGAAAACCACATTATTCTTGTTTCCTGAGAGGGAAGAATAAAAGTAGGAGCATCTGAAATATCTTGTGCTTCTTTTTCAATGATGTCTCGGATACACTGGGACTCAAAACAAGTTTGCCCCTCTcaaacaaaaaaaggaaaaaaaaaaagtagaagagTTGTTTAGAAGGTTTCAGAAATAAATCATCAATATGTTGAGCACTCTCATAAGTTCAAGGACCAAAATGAATATTCAATCTTCCGTTTCCCAAAAAATGTGTCGTATACCAATAAACTTTTAAACTTTTCAATACATTCCTAAATTCCTTTTTAAAAGGTTCAACAGTCTAAAATGATAGGCAAACAGATTTAATTATATAACAATAAAAACTATCCATGGTCAAACCTGTAAAACAAGGTTACAAAGATTGAAACAAGTAGCTCCGATAGTCTGATGTCTGCCGTGTACCACAATTAAAAAACTAATATCCCATCCAAAATGCACGAGATTGAAATTTCTATTCACCCTAATTGGTATTTTACAGGAGCTAGACAAGTCAAGCCTCTCTTGTGAACGGAAAATGGAGACTACTGTTCAAGCTGAATGTTTGCTACATGCAAGACTTTCTGCATAGTTGAAAGAAACATAATAATTCTCATTTCTGTGAGCTGGTAGATTCTTTAACTCACGACTGTAAGGATTCAAGATGGATAGAGTAGTTTTCACTAGACCAGATTCATCAACATGCTCGAGCAATCGGTGGCAAACAATTTGATCTCTCCAAATACTTATTGGATATACTATCCTTGAAAAGGGCCCTACCCTGTATCGTTTAATCCATCTCTCCCCTTCAGCTGCATATGTATGAGTGTTATCCAATACCCACAAGTCAATCAGAGAAGATTCACCATTTACCATCATAAAATTATGGAAGTTTCCCATCATAAACTGATGAAACATAACAAGTTTGTCATTGTATTCTGCTAGCACAGAGGTAGAGGAGTAAGTAGTGGGCAAAGGGTGTGATTCAGGACCTCTTAACAACCTAAAAATGTCATGTCCAATGTCGAATGAAACCAAACATTCATCAGGATCTTGACTGGACTCGAGCTCGGAGCTCGTGGTGGCCTTCCAAAACATGCCTCCACCGGCGGCAATAGCATTCGATACCAAACATAAATTTTGCAAATTGCTAGCATCAACTTGTCTCCATGACCCACTAGCTAAGGAATACACTTCCACTTGGTTAACATGAATGTCATCAAGAACCACAATTCCATCATTaccctcattatcatcatcatcatcagactCATAAGACTCACATACACAAATTCTCACTATCTTGTAATCATTGACAAGTGGACTATAGCCAAATCCAAAATAGTAAAGAGTCCTGACATCAGTTAGGGTTCGAGGTACCTGTGTGACTTGTCTTGTTGCTGGATTACAAATGGAAAGAGCGTGATCGGTGTGACGTAAGCACAGCAAGCCATTGCGGGAACCCACAATCTTGGCGCCATTTGAGGCGAAATTGAGAAATTCAAGCTCGTGAACACTGAGGTCAGGTCCAATTAAGCAGAAGGATGTTGGAGTGGAGCACACTGGGGAAGTAGGAGAACGTTGAATTctctgaagaagaagaaaacgattCTGAATTGAGTGGCGAAGGTGCTGTGCCGTGAAATGAGGGGTTCTGAAGAGATTCGCCCAATTCTTTGAGACACACTTGAATCGCATCAAAGATTTCACTGGAAGCCTTTTCAGAATATCTATCATCACATCATCAGGAAAAATCTCACCGTTCTCACCCATTGAAGCCAATCAATCCTTTCTTCTGCGATTCCTTCCACAAACCCTAACTGTTGCTTTAAAGTAAAGTAACTTGCTttcctctttcctttttcttctctctcaatAAGAGAGAATACTATTATTAGAAACAGGCTATGCATCCAACCATATTATTGCCATCAAAATTTAATCAAACAGACTCAACAATAACAAAAATTATTACACGCGCGATGCTGTATGTTATTGTGGCTGAGTTTTTTAAATATTGTGAAAAAATGTGTgtttttctttaatatttttctttaggTGAGTTTAACATTGTTATGGGAGAGAAAGAATTTTTTGTCAGAAGATACAAAACGTCTTTTGTacatgatttaaatttttttaataaataaaatcaaaaggGCACTACCgttttgctagaaataaataattaaaaaaataaacataattgtTGCCGTTTTGTCTAGAAagcaaaaaatttttaatttaaaaatagaaaacggCGGTGCTGTTTTGTGTTGAAACAAATTTTACTGTTGAAAATGGTCAAAATGGTGGTGACGTTTAGTACAagtatgaataaaaaaatttaaaattagctaTATAAGGTATGCTAGTATTATGCGAGAAACACCTTGAATAGAGTGGAAAGTGAACAACACAAAGTTATTTGTCTTTAAATTTTCAGAGAACTTAGAACTCTTTATTCTTTAGCAGTTGAATTTGTTCTTACTTCTTTAGCTGTGAAGTTGTTCTTCATTCTTTAGCAGTTGAAGTTGTTCTGCATTTGTTGAGTGAAATAAGTTGTGGGTAAATGTAATAAGTGTATAAAATGGAGAGTTATGttagtttaaaaatatatttcaatGGTCAGATTTTGTATGATACACATGAGGGTGTGAGTTTTTTGTATGAGAATCCATGTGttattattgtttctctttcaataacATATGAAGGATTTAAGAATGTACTCTGTCAGAGTGTAGGTCAGCAAGGCCGGAAGAGAGTGACCAATATTTTATATAGGTAGCCTGTGTTAGTATTTGGTGGTTTCGTTCAATTTCAAGTAATGCACGTGGCTGACAAAGCTAGTATACAAGGAATGTTTTCGACCTACCATCAAACTAGAGCCCGAGTCTCACTTATCGAGTTATATGTTGAGTTCGAAGAAATTGAAAATATTGATTTTCCGGAACCAATATAGACTGGATGGGTTATAATACCGAAAATGATGAAGAGTTTGAAAGTAATTATGAAGTTGTTGGTCCAACTAAACATGTGGAAGAAGATGATATATCAGTTGAGGGAGATGTAGCAGATGTTGCTAATGCACTAGTGGATCAACATTCATCGGAAAAACTATCGTTTATGCATACTTTGAATCTTGATGCCATATATGTTCCAGAATTTTCTGAATATGTCAATAGaggtaaaatttttttattattattattgttagaaatatttgaattattattagtattgtttcgttgttattattattattattactaattaTTATTAGTCTTTTTATGAAACGgaggttattattattattattattattattattattattagggataagtacgattttggtccttaacgttgagggtcagaatcgaaaccgtccctgaTGTAGTTTTCGACTTAAAACCGTCCTTAATGTTACAtttcattttaaaatcgtcctttctaataaatttttttaatttattccgaAATTANNNNNNNNNNNNNNNNNNNNNNNNNNNNNNNNNNNNNNNNNNNNNNNNNNNNNNNNNNNNNNNNNNNNNNNNNNNNNNNNNNNNNNNNNNNNNNNNNNNNNNNNNNNNNNNNNNNNNNNNNNNNNNNNNNNNNNNNNNNNNNNNNNNNNNNNNNNNNNNNNNNNNNNNNNNNNNNNNNNNNNNNNNNNNNNNNNNNNNNNNNNNNNNNNNNNNNNNNNNNNNNNNNNNNNNNNNNNNNNNNNNNNNNNNNNNNNNNNNNNNNNNNNNNNNNNNNNNNNNNNNNNNNNNNNNNNNNNNNNNNNNNNNNNNNNNNNNNNNNNNNNNNNNNNNNNNNNNNNNNNNNNNNNNNNNNNNNNNNNNNNNNNNNNNNNNNNNNNNNNNNNNNNNNNNNNNNNNNNNNNNNNNNNNNNNNNNNNNNNNNNNNNNNNNNNNNNNNNNNNNNNNNNNNNNNNNNNNNNNNNNNNNNNNNNNNNNNNNNNNNNNNNNNNNNNNNNNNNNNNNNNNNNNNNNNNNNNNNNNNNNNNNNNNNNNNNNNNNNNNNNNNNNNNNNNNNNNNNNNNNNNNNNNNNNNNNNNNNNNNNNNNNNNNNNNNNNNNNNNNNNNNNNNNNNNNNNNNNNNNNNNNNNNNNNNNNNNNNNNNNNNNNNNNNNNNNNNNNNNNNNNNNNNNNNNNNNNNNNNNNNNNNNNNNNNNNNNNNNNNNNNNNNNNNNNNNNNNNNNNNNNNNNNNNNNNNNNNNNNNNNNNNNNNNNNNNNNNNNNNNNNNNNNNNNNNNNNNNNNNNNNNNNNNNNNNNNNNNNNNNNNNNNNNNNNNNNNNNNNNNNNNNNNNNNNNNNNNNNNNNNNNNNNNNNNNNNNNNNNNNNNNNNNNNNNNNNNNNNNNNNNNNNNNNNNNNNNNNNNNNNNNNNNNNNNNNNNNNNNNNNNNNNNatggtatatatatataattaataaatattcagttttattattaaaaacttcACGCACTACATATATAAATTAACTAAAAATCTAAACTAATAAAAACTGAAACAcctaatattttatataaaaaaaatttaaaaaataacccaTGCTCATTAGATAATAATTAAGGCTAtatattttagttaaattttaacCTAAAAACCTAAATCACTAAAAAATTATATccgaattaaataaataattctgTTTTGAAatcaattattttaaataaaactaaaattattaaatttttttcgaataaattatttaaaatataactaaaattaCTAAAAACGTCTGTTTCTcaaaaaagttaaaattaaaacaaaactaaacaaaaattctaaagcaACCTTTTTCTcacataaattatataaaatcaaactaaaattaataaaaattctattttttaaaaaaattaattaaacaaaattaaagttaaaaaaaaaatactaaccttcAACGAATAATATATATTAACGATACGCTAACAATTTACTATTATTATAACTATAACAAAGATAATATATTTTTAACTACTCCTAATCAAgaactaataattaatttattcatcTACGtaatcaaaaaattattttaaaaatattatatactgtttttttttaacttttacttCAAAACAATAAGATTAACCCTAACTAACTACTAATAATACGTTTAAAATACTAACTTTTTTCTATCTTTGACTGTTGCCGTTTTCTTTGTTGCGGGAATGTGGGGCTGCCGTTTTTTTGTTGTGGGGATGTGGGGTAAAcaaaatgaagaagaaagaatgaagactATGGATAAGAATAATGGAGACTATGGActgaagaagaaagaatgaaagaagAAGAGAGTTGGCGTTTTCATCGACGTGTGGGAAGAGAGAGGAACCTGCCACGTGTTGATCATGCACAACAAAACGTCAATAACGTTTTGATCAAAACGTTAGTGAC contains the following coding sequences:
- the LOC107631142 gene encoding putative F-box protein At5g62660, yielding MGENGEIFPDDVMIDILKRLPVKSLMRFKCVSKNWANLFRTPHFTAQHLRHSIQNRFLLLQRIQRSPTSPVCSTPTSFCLIGPDLSVHELEFLNFASNGAKIVGSRNGLLCLRHTDHALSICNPATRQVTQVPRTLTDVRTLYYFGFGYSPLVNDYKIVRICVCESYESDDDDDNEGNDGIVVLDDIHVNQVEVYSLASGSWRQVDASNLQNLCLVSNAIAAGGGMFWKATTSSELESSQDPDECLVSFDIGHDIFRLLRGPESHPLPTTYSSTSVLAEYNDKLVMFHQFMMGNFHNFMMVNGESSLIDLWVLDNTHTYAAEGERWIKRYRVGPFSRIVYPISIWRDQIVCHRLLEHVDESESLACSKHSA